Proteins found in one Pirellulales bacterium genomic segment:
- a CDS encoding transporter substrate-binding protein, translating to MSAGESDPLQAVKSQEKKPHETLAETAFQTDPATPQHPSPRRESPQSLIGQKLGKYEIRSIVGQGGMGVVYRAHDPMIERDVAVKLLAEHLTTDETATQRFMAEARAAGKLSHPNVTAVYEICHDAPRYYIVMELLEGGSLDTEIEQSGARSVLNATRAIIDACQGVAAAHAAGVIHRDIKPANFMRAADGTIKVTDFGLAKSLANTSRHITQTGSVLGTPYFMSPEQCMGKPLDPRTDIYSLGASYYCLLTGKQPYEETDSVPQLMFSHCHGPIPNPCDHDSTIPQACARIVARAMAKSPDDRYQSVAEMIADLQALYATLSGQAQMVLPSESGPNAALVTTMTATAPHLANVTPVSTQPAAATRSRRAMIFASVGILLALLVGGGFILWQMGMEASNAAADAAALTEEPIKVGIIHSMTGTLATSATAVVDTTLMAIDEVNARGGLLGRPIQPIVVDGGSDWGRFASETERLITQEKVVAIFGCWTSASRKAVKPIVEEHDHLLLYPLQYEGLETSPNIVYLGAAPNQQILPALDWAVEKLGQRKFFIVGSDYLFPRAATEVIKDHLKMLGAEVVGAEFLPLGSPHTEPLVEAIRAAQPDMILNLINGDSNIAFFRELREAGITSEQIPTLSFSLDEQGMRSLTTPEIAGDYAAWTYFDSLDTPDNKSFVERFHRRFPQRAITDAMESAYASVLLWAAAVEDAQSLDPKRVRRTMLTVRVMTPAGELRLDPDTQHTYKTPLVGQIQPDGECSIVWSGAAPLAPNPFPESRRSVEWKAFLQDLYNGWNKSWGAPAMAPGARSASP from the coding sequence ATGTCCGCCGGAGAAAGTGACCCACTGCAGGCCGTAAAGTCGCAAGAGAAAAAGCCGCACGAGACCCTGGCCGAGACGGCCTTCCAAACGGATCCCGCGACCCCCCAACATCCCTCGCCACGTCGCGAGTCGCCGCAGTCGCTGATCGGCCAGAAGCTCGGCAAATACGAAATCCGCTCCATCGTCGGACAGGGGGGCATGGGGGTCGTCTATCGAGCGCACGATCCGATGATCGAGCGCGACGTCGCCGTCAAGCTTCTGGCCGAGCATCTGACGACCGACGAAACGGCTACGCAGCGATTCATGGCCGAGGCCCGCGCCGCCGGCAAGCTCAGCCACCCGAACGTGACAGCGGTCTACGAGATCTGTCACGACGCCCCGCGCTATTACATCGTCATGGAGTTGCTCGAGGGGGGAAGCCTCGACACCGAGATCGAGCAGAGCGGTGCGCGATCCGTCCTGAACGCCACGCGGGCCATCATCGACGCTTGCCAGGGGGTCGCCGCCGCTCATGCCGCGGGGGTGATCCATCGCGACATCAAGCCGGCAAACTTCATGCGGGCCGCCGACGGTACGATCAAGGTCACCGATTTCGGCCTGGCCAAGTCGCTGGCCAATACGTCGCGCCACATCACGCAGACCGGTTCGGTGCTCGGCACGCCCTACTTCATGAGCCCCGAGCAGTGCATGGGCAAGCCGCTCGACCCGCGGACCGATATCTACTCGCTCGGCGCCTCGTATTACTGCCTGCTCACCGGCAAACAACCGTACGAAGAGACCGACAGCGTCCCGCAGCTCATGTTCAGCCACTGTCATGGGCCGATCCCCAATCCCTGCGATCACGATTCCACGATCCCCCAGGCGTGCGCGCGGATCGTGGCCCGCGCGATGGCCAAATCGCCGGACGATCGCTACCAGTCGGTGGCCGAGATGATCGCCGACTTGCAGGCCCTCTACGCGACGCTGTCTGGTCAGGCGCAGATGGTGCTACCGAGCGAATCGGGGCCGAACGCGGCGCTAGTCACCACGATGACGGCCACAGCCCCTCACTTGGCAAACGTGACGCCTGTTTCCACACAGCCGGCGGCGGCAACGCGCTCGCGCCGCGCGATGATCTTTGCCAGCGTGGGCATCCTACTCGCCCTGCTCGTTGGTGGAGGATTCATTCTGTGGCAGATGGGGATGGAAGCGAGCAACGCCGCCGCTGACGCCGCGGCCCTGACGGAGGAGCCCATCAAGGTCGGCATCATCCATTCGATGACCGGGACGCTAGCCACCAGCGCCACGGCGGTGGTCGACACAACACTCATGGCCATCGACGAAGTAAACGCCCGCGGAGGCCTGCTCGGCCGTCCGATTCAACCGATCGTCGTCGATGGCGGTTCCGATTGGGGACGATTCGCGTCCGAAACAGAGAGGCTCATCACACAGGAAAAAGTCGTCGCCATCTTCGGCTGCTGGACATCGGCTAGTCGTAAAGCGGTCAAGCCGATCGTCGAGGAGCACGACCATCTGCTCCTCTACCCGCTGCAGTACGAAGGGCTCGAGACGTCGCCGAACATCGTCTACTTGGGCGCCGCGCCGAATCAGCAGATCCTGCCCGCGCTCGATTGGGCTGTAGAAAAGCTCGGCCAGCGGAAGTTTTTCATCGTCGGCTCCGACTATCTGTTTCCCCGGGCTGCGACCGAGGTCATCAAAGATCACTTGAAGATGCTGGGGGCCGAGGTCGTCGGCGCCGAATTCCTGCCGCTGGGCAGCCCCCATACGGAGCCCCTCGTCGAGGCGATCCGCGCGGCGCAGCCCGACATGATCTTGAACCTGATTAACGGCGATTCCAACATCGCGTTCTTCCGCGAGCTGCGCGAAGCGGGAATCACGTCCGAGCAGATTCCCACGCTATCGTTCAGTCTCGACGAGCAAGGCATGCGCAGCCTGACGACGCCGGAGATCGCCGGCGACTATGCCGCCTGGACCTACTTCGATTCGCTCGACACGCCCGACAACAAGTCGTTTGTCGAGCGGTTTCACCGTCGTTTTCCGCAGCGGGCCATCACCGATGCCATGGAATCGGCCTATGCGAGCGTGCTTCTTTGGGCCGCAGCAGTCGAGGATGCACAAAGCCTTGATCCCAAGCGTGTCCGCCGCACCATGTTGACGGTGCGAGTGATGACGCCGGCGGGCGAATTACGTCTCGATCCCGATACGCAACACACCTACAAGACCCCCCTCGTCGGCCAGATTCAACCCGACGGCGAATGTTCGATCGTGTGGAGCGGCGCTGCGCCGCTCGCGCCGAATCCCTTTCCCGAATCGCGACGCTCGGTCGAATGGAAGGCCTTTCTGCAAGATCTCTACAACGGCTGGAACAAAAGTTGGGGGGCGCCGGCCATGGCGCCCGGCGCGCGCAGCGCGAGCCCTTGA
- a CDS encoding haloacid dehalogenase-like hydrolase, producing the protein MRPSQLKLIVIFCLLVLAIQFTRGMAQQPLLSWNESPRKQAILDFVARVTREGGPDYVAPSDRIATFDNDGTLWSEMPIYFQFEFALYRVRGLAPQHPEWKTQEPFKSALEGNVKGMLAGGEKGLTAMMMATHTGMTTDDFRQIVEAWLATARHPRFDRPYTELVFQPMLELLEFLRASGFKTFIVSGGGIDFMRPWTGRVYGIPPEHVVGSTAKVEFRLQNDVPQLFRLPAINFIDDGPGKPVGIHQHIGHRPIAAFGNSDGDYEMLRWTTAGAGPRFGLIVHHTDAEREWAYDRDSAIGRLKRALDEAPERGWHVVDMKQDWRVIYPWEKPTSAQSVP; encoded by the coding sequence ATGCGTCCTTCTCAGCTCAAGTTGATCGTGATCTTCTGTCTGCTCGTGCTCGCAATCCAGTTCACGCGCGGCATGGCGCAACAGCCGCTCCTCTCGTGGAACGAGAGCCCGCGCAAGCAGGCGATACTCGACTTCGTGGCGCGCGTGACGCGCGAAGGGGGGCCGGACTACGTCGCGCCGTCGGATCGTATTGCCACCTTCGATAACGACGGCACCCTCTGGTCGGAGATGCCGATCTACTTCCAATTCGAGTTCGCTCTTTACCGCGTTCGCGGATTGGCGCCGCAGCATCCCGAATGGAAGACACAGGAACCCTTCAAGTCGGCGCTCGAGGGAAACGTCAAGGGCATGCTCGCCGGCGGCGAAAAAGGGCTCACGGCCATGATGATGGCCACCCACACCGGTATGACGACCGACGACTTTCGCCAGATCGTCGAAGCGTGGCTGGCCACGGCGCGGCATCCGCGCTTCGATCGACCCTATACCGAGCTCGTCTTTCAGCCGATGCTCGAGCTGCTCGAATTCCTGCGCGCAAGCGGCTTCAAGACGTTCATCGTCTCCGGAGGCGGCATCGACTTCATGCGCCCCTGGACGGGGCGCGTCTACGGTATTCCGCCCGAACACGTCGTCGGCAGCACGGCCAAGGTCGAATTCCGCTTGCAGAACGACGTGCCCCAGTTGTTTCGCCTGCCGGCGATCAACTTTATCGACGATGGCCCCGGCAAGCCTGTCGGCATTCATCAGCACATCGGGCATCGTCCGATCGCGGCCTTCGGCAATTCGGACGGCGACTATGAGATGCTCCGCTGGACCACCGCGGGCGCGGGACCGCGCTTCGGCCTGATCGTGCATCACACCGATGCCGAGCGCGAATGGGCCTACGACCGCGATTCAGCGATCGGTCGCTTGAAGCGCGCCCTCGACGAGGCCCCCGAGCGCGGCTGGCACGTCGTCGACATGAAGCAGGACTGGCGGGTCATCTACCCCTGGGAAAAACCCACATCCGCCCAGAGCGTTCCGTAG
- a CDS encoding hydrolase: MSATFKYRRLDKSDAAVLLVDHQSGLCNIVGDFSPDDFKNNVLALADLAKYFQLPTILTTSFESGPNGPLVPELKALFPDVPYIARPGNINAWDNEDFVRAVKATGKKQLILAGVVTEVCVAFPALSAIEEGYEVFVVTDASGTFNLTTRNAAWARMQAAGCQLMSWFGVACELHRDWRNDIEGLANLFSNHLPAYRNLITSYNAHAKS, encoded by the coding sequence ATGTCCGCCACGTTCAAGTACCGCCGTCTCGATAAATCGGATGCCGCCGTGTTGCTGGTCGACCATCAGTCGGGCCTGTGCAACATTGTGGGTGATTTCTCGCCCGACGATTTCAAGAACAACGTTTTGGCGCTGGCGGACCTAGCCAAGTATTTCCAACTGCCCACGATTCTCACGACGAGCTTCGAAAGCGGTCCAAATGGACCGCTCGTCCCCGAACTGAAAGCTCTCTTCCCCGACGTCCCCTACATCGCGCGCCCCGGCAACATCAACGCCTGGGACAACGAAGACTTCGTCCGCGCCGTGAAGGCAACGGGCAAGAAGCAATTGATCCTCGCGGGGGTCGTCACCGAGGTCTGCGTCGCGTTTCCGGCTCTCTCGGCGATCGAAGAGGGATACGAGGTCTTCGTCGTCACCGACGCCTCGGGCACGTTCAATCTCACGACCCGCAACGCCGCCTGGGCCCGCATGCAGGCCGCCGGCTGCCAACTCATGAGTTGGTTTGGCGTCGCGTGCGAATTGCATCGCGATTGGCGCAACGACATCGAGGGGCTCGCGAACCTCTTCTCGAATCACCTGCCGGCGTATCGCAACCTGATCACCAGTTACAATGCCCACGCCAAAAGCTGA